In Archangium violaceum, the following are encoded in one genomic region:
- a CDS encoding sugar porter family MFS transporter gives MRAADGLVRETAAEGSGSVSKVVLIASVAAVGGFLFGFDTAVINGAVGALEKTFQAGDAAIGLSVSSALLGSAVGAFVGGRLADRLGRIRTMVVASVLFTVGTLGSGLAFGLVDFSLWRLLGGIAVGIASVIAPAYIAEISPAHLRGRLGSLQQLAIVLGIFAALLVDYGIAAAAGSAENPFWLGLGAWRWMLLSELPVAILYGVGALMIPESPRYLVAKHRDDKARDVLRSIIGRAASAKVMEIRQSLSSEQSTKAVSIRGRFGFLPIVWIGIGLSAFQQFVGINVIFYYSSVLWQAVGFSEKNSLIITVITSLTNIVTTFIAIATVDRFGRKPLLIIGSVGMALTLGTMAYVFGTAGVDPSGNPMLHGAAGPIALVAANLYVFCFGLSWGPVVWVLLGEMFNNRIRGHALAIAGSMQWIANFVVSATFPSLRTAGLGLAYGLYTAAAVVSFIFVLMFIRETKGKELEDM, from the coding sequence ATGAGAGCCGCTGACGGATTGGTACGCGAGACCGCCGCTGAAGGTTCGGGTTCGGTGAGCAAGGTCGTGCTGATCGCCTCGGTGGCCGCGGTGGGCGGCTTCCTGTTCGGTTTCGACACGGCGGTCATCAACGGTGCCGTCGGGGCGCTGGAGAAGACCTTCCAGGCGGGAGACGCGGCCATCGGTCTCTCGGTCTCATCGGCGCTCCTTGGCTCGGCCGTCGGCGCGTTCGTGGGCGGACGTCTGGCGGATCGTCTCGGACGCATCCGCACGATGGTGGTGGCCTCGGTGCTCTTCACCGTGGGGACCCTCGGCTCCGGCCTGGCCTTCGGGCTCGTGGACTTCAGCTTGTGGCGCCTGCTGGGCGGCATCGCGGTGGGCATCGCCAGCGTCATCGCCCCCGCCTACATCGCGGAAATTTCTCCGGCCCACCTGCGTGGACGGCTCGGCTCGCTCCAGCAACTGGCCATCGTCCTCGGCATTTTCGCGGCGCTGCTCGTGGATTACGGCATCGCCGCCGCCGCCGGATCCGCCGAGAATCCCTTCTGGCTCGGGCTCGGGGCGTGGCGGTGGATGCTCCTGTCCGAGCTGCCCGTCGCCATCCTCTATGGCGTGGGCGCGCTCATGATTCCCGAGTCCCCCCGCTACCTGGTCGCGAAGCACCGCGATGACAAGGCGCGGGACGTGCTTCGCTCCATCATCGGGCGTGCCGCGAGCGCGAAGGTGATGGAGATCCGCCAGAGCCTCTCCTCCGAGCAATCCACCAAGGCCGTGAGCATCCGGGGCCGGTTCGGGTTCCTCCCCATCGTGTGGATTGGCATCGGCCTGTCGGCGTTCCAGCAGTTCGTGGGGATCAACGTCATCTTCTATTACTCGAGCGTCCTCTGGCAGGCGGTCGGGTTCTCGGAGAAGAACTCGCTGATCATCACCGTCATCACCAGCCTGACCAACATCGTCACCACGTTCATCGCCATCGCCACGGTGGACCGCTTCGGGCGCAAGCCGCTGCTCATCATCGGCTCGGTGGGCATGGCGCTGACGCTCGGGACGATGGCGTACGTATTCGGTACGGCCGGCGTGGACCCCTCGGGCAATCCCATGCTGCACGGGGCGGCGGGGCCCATCGCGCTGGTGGCCGCCAACCTCTACGTCTTCTGCTTCGGGCTGTCCTGGGGCCCGGTGGTGTGGGTGCTGCTCGGGGAGATGTTCAACAACCGCATCCGAGGCCATGCGCTGGCGATCGCTGGCTCCATGCAGTGGATCGCCAACTTCGTCGTGTCCGCCACGTTCCCCTCGCTGCGGACCGCGGGCCTGGGACTGGCCTACGGCCTCTACACCGCCGCCGCGGTGGTCTCGTTCATCTTCGTGCTCATGTTCATCCGCGAGACGAAGGGCAAGGAGCTGGAGGATATGTAG
- a CDS encoding caspase family protein has protein sequence MRRLVGHGQVLALVLLLAAAVRAETPHRFALVVGNDEGGADTRPLRFARDDARKMHDLLLRLGGVASGDAKLLLDEDAEDFHRALAELESGIRAARARGERTALIVYYSGHAKDGSLRLGDSAVELEALKRRLSAAPADIRIAILDSCRSGALTRTKGARRAPAFAIDAGAQREARGLVILTSSSSDEDSQESDLLRASYFSHHLVSGLMGDADRSGDGQVTLFEAYSHAYVRTVADTADSSAGPQHPTFSYDLAGNGDLVLTDLRVRDEGLLVPATAPAGAYYFVDPRGAVVAELDKAADSERRVALAPGTYTVKRRLPDRLRIGVAEVRRGRTSVIDESLLRDAPFSDDPVKGAPPRERALRTAWTLGLTGGYHSFFDAPTRENLFLSTPLLGLEVGLHHYFRENWRWDFDVSLGSQRATLELPTLSGPGYRYSLLTVGTSLVAEWPLGRVAPFVGARLSYLVMVRDFEDASLPDQFYAVLTPGLVTGVHWRLLERLELTGRARVHYLLYNVDAKRSLGYWELGALLTYRL, from the coding sequence ATGAGACGCCTCGTGGGCCACGGCCAGGTGCTCGCCCTGGTGCTGCTGCTGGCGGCGGCCGTCCGGGCGGAGACGCCGCACCGCTTCGCGCTGGTGGTGGGCAACGACGAGGGCGGCGCGGACACCCGGCCGCTGCGCTTCGCCCGGGACGACGCGCGCAAGATGCACGACCTGCTGCTGCGGCTCGGCGGCGTGGCGTCCGGCGACGCGAAGCTGTTGCTGGACGAGGACGCGGAGGACTTCCACCGGGCGCTGGCCGAGCTGGAATCGGGCATACGCGCGGCCCGGGCCCGGGGCGAGCGCACCGCGCTCATCGTCTACTACTCGGGCCATGCGAAGGACGGCTCGCTGCGGCTGGGGGACAGCGCGGTGGAGCTCGAGGCGCTCAAGCGCCGGCTGTCGGCGGCGCCCGCGGACATCCGCATCGCCATCCTGGACTCGTGCCGCTCGGGGGCGCTCACGCGGACGAAGGGAGCCCGGCGCGCGCCGGCCTTCGCCATCGACGCGGGGGCACAGCGGGAGGCCCGGGGGCTCGTCATCCTCACCTCCAGCTCGTCGGACGAGGACTCGCAGGAGTCGGACCTGCTGCGAGCCAGCTACTTCTCCCACCACCTGGTCAGCGGGCTGATGGGAGACGCGGACCGCTCGGGCGACGGGCAGGTGACGCTCTTCGAGGCCTACTCCCATGCCTACGTCCGCACCGTGGCGGACACCGCGGACAGCAGCGCCGGGCCCCAGCACCCCACCTTCAGCTACGACCTGGCTGGCAATGGCGATCTGGTGCTGACGGACCTGCGGGTGCGCGACGAGGGACTGCTGGTGCCCGCCACCGCGCCCGCCGGGGCCTACTACTTCGTGGATCCACGAGGCGCCGTGGTGGCCGAGCTGGACAAGGCCGCGGACTCGGAGCGGCGCGTGGCGCTCGCCCCGGGGACGTACACGGTGAAGCGCCGGCTGCCGGACCGGCTGCGCATCGGCGTGGCGGAGGTCCGGCGCGGGCGCACCTCGGTGATCGACGAGTCTCTGCTGCGCGACGCGCCCTTCTCGGACGACCCGGTGAAGGGCGCACCGCCCCGGGAGCGCGCGCTCCGCACGGCCTGGACACTGGGGCTCACCGGCGGCTACCACTCCTTCTTCGATGCGCCCACGCGCGAGAACCTCTTCCTGTCCACGCCACTGCTGGGCCTGGAGGTGGGCCTGCACCACTACTTCCGCGAGAACTGGCGCTGGGACTTCGATGTCTCGTTGGGAAGCCAGCGGGCCACCCTGGAGCTGCCTACACTGTCGGGCCCGGGCTACCGCTACTCGCTGCTGACGGTGGGCACCTCGCTGGTGGCCGAGTGGCCCCTGGGCAGGGTGGCCCCCTTCGTCGGAGCGCGGCTGTCCTATCTGGTCATGGTCCGCGACTTCGAGGACGCGAGCCTCCCGGACCAGTTCTACGCGGTGCTTACCCCGGGCCTCGTGACGGGCGTGCACTGGCGGCTGCTGGAGCGCCTCGAGCTCACCGGACGCGCCCGCGTCCATTACCTCCTCTACAACGTCGATGCGAAGCGCTCCCTGGGCTACTGGGAGCTCGGGGCGCTCCTCACGTACCGCCTCTGA
- a CDS encoding DUF4384 domain-containing protein, with amino-acid sequence MSAHLSEWTLRRLHVGELPDAESQRAREHVAACAECHGVLAGLEANQARFEAEVPFERFASGVERVLKEGQAKSSKPRLNGLLVAVAATVLLAVAVRPLLSESPAGNRLKGGASAELRIGGKGDQRSVQPGDTEELLPGEQIRLGYVAGTHKYVLAVSVDEAGEVSSLYPESGPSLPVEAGAGKHWLPDSVEFTPGGYERVVVVLSEKPLEAEAVAAEARRAWEAAGRKVETMTSLGLDGEETHWLLRKP; translated from the coding sequence ATGAGCGCGCACCTGTCGGAGTGGACGCTGCGGCGACTGCACGTTGGAGAGCTCCCCGATGCGGAGTCCCAACGGGCCCGGGAGCACGTGGCCGCCTGCGCGGAGTGTCACGGGGTGCTCGCGGGCCTCGAGGCGAACCAGGCGCGATTCGAGGCGGAGGTGCCCTTCGAGCGCTTCGCGTCCGGAGTGGAGCGCGTCCTGAAGGAAGGGCAGGCGAAGAGCTCGAAGCCCCGGCTCAATGGCTTGCTGGTGGCGGTGGCGGCCACGGTGCTGCTGGCCGTGGCGGTGCGGCCGCTGCTGTCCGAGTCCCCCGCGGGCAACCGGCTCAAGGGAGGCGCGTCGGCGGAGCTGCGCATCGGTGGCAAGGGAGACCAGCGCTCCGTCCAGCCGGGCGACACCGAGGAGCTGCTGCCGGGCGAGCAGATCCGCCTGGGATACGTGGCGGGGACGCACAAGTACGTGCTGGCGGTGTCGGTGGACGAGGCCGGCGAGGTGTCGTCGCTCTACCCCGAGTCCGGGCCGAGCCTTCCCGTGGAGGCGGGCGCCGGAAAGCACTGGCTGCCCGACAGCGTGGAGTTCACCCCCGGAGGCTACGAGCGCGTGGTGGTGGTGCTCTCCGAGAAGCCGCTGGAGGCGGAGGCGGTGGCCGCCGAGGCGAGGCGGGCCTGGGAGGCCGCCGGGAGGAAGGTGGAGACCATGACCTCGCTGGGCCTGGACGGCGAGGAGACCCACTGGCTGCTGCGCAAGCCATGA
- a CDS encoding RNA polymerase sigma factor, producing MRQLLSGTPQPALKVIDGGQKDRRALLRELYTAYGGSVYGRCRYLLKDATKAEDAMQEVFARAFTHADEFRAESSPLAWLMKIATHHCLNQLRAERAPWRRWFERDELARPEGDRGAQVMETRELVRALLSRVDLETQTAVVHYWVDGMTLEEVAAVLGRSVPTVRKRLEQFAALTNEELKVP from the coding sequence ATGAGGCAGCTCTTGTCGGGAACGCCCCAACCGGCCCTGAAGGTCATCGACGGTGGTCAGAAGGATCGGCGCGCCCTCCTGCGCGAGCTGTACACGGCATACGGCGGCAGCGTGTATGGACGCTGCCGCTACCTGTTGAAGGACGCCACCAAGGCCGAGGACGCGATGCAGGAAGTGTTCGCCCGCGCCTTCACCCACGCGGATGAGTTCCGCGCCGAGTCCTCGCCCCTGGCGTGGTTGATGAAGATCGCCACCCACCACTGCCTCAACCAGCTGCGCGCGGAGCGGGCCCCCTGGCGGCGCTGGTTCGAGCGGGACGAGCTGGCCCGCCCCGAGGGAGACCGGGGGGCGCAGGTGATGGAGACGCGGGAGCTGGTGCGCGCGCTCCTGTCCCGGGTGGACCTGGAGACGCAGACGGCGGTGGTGCACTACTGGGTGGATGGAATGACGCTGGAAGAGGTGGCCGCGGTGCTGGGGCGCTCGGTGCCCACGGTGCGCAAGCGGCTGGAGCAGTTCGCCGCCCTGACGAACGAGGAGCTGAAGGTCCCATGA
- a CDS encoding metallophosphoesterase family protein — protein sequence MAAVGDLHCREDQHGRFRQLVKHINAEADMLLLCGDLTDRGMVEEGKVLAEELSALRVPVAAVLGNHDYEHSQAKEICGELARVGVHILDGDHFIFEKVLGVAGVKGFGGGFGNATLQAFGEGQTKSFVQEAVHESLKLEAALSHLDTPKKVVIMHYAPVPETLEGENIEIRPFLGTSRLAMPVDHYGAEAVFHGHAHHGAPQGKTKSGIPVYNVAMPLMTKMHPEQRFLLLEV from the coding sequence TTGGCGGCGGTCGGTGACCTGCACTGCCGCGAGGACCAGCACGGCCGCTTCCGCCAGCTCGTCAAGCACATCAACGCGGAAGCGGACATGTTGTTGCTCTGCGGGGACCTGACGGACCGGGGGATGGTGGAGGAGGGCAAGGTGCTCGCCGAGGAGCTGTCCGCCCTCCGGGTGCCGGTGGCGGCGGTGCTCGGCAACCACGACTACGAGCACAGCCAGGCGAAGGAGATCTGCGGCGAGCTGGCCCGGGTGGGGGTGCACATCCTCGATGGAGACCACTTCATCTTCGAGAAGGTGCTGGGCGTGGCCGGGGTGAAGGGCTTCGGCGGTGGCTTCGGCAACGCCACGCTGCAGGCCTTCGGCGAGGGACAGACGAAGTCCTTCGTGCAGGAGGCGGTGCACGAGTCGCTCAAGCTGGAAGCGGCGCTCAGCCACCTGGATACGCCGAAGAAGGTGGTCATCATGCACTACGCCCCCGTCCCCGAGACGCTGGAGGGCGAGAACATCGAGATCCGCCCCTTCCTGGGGACCAGCCGCCTGGCGATGCCGGTGGACCACTATGGGGCGGAGGCCGTCTTCCACGGGCACGCGCACCACGGTGCGCCCCAGGGGAAGACGAAGAGCGGCATCCCCGTCTACAACGTGGCGATGCCGCTCATGACGAAGATGCACCCCGAACAGCGCTTCCTGCTGCTCGAGGTGTGA
- a CDS encoding DUF4340 domain-containing protein: protein MNARQKNLVSVLAATLVAGGLGLYTYFGVMKPEEQEAQRKEVEDKLFVTQAPDERGQDGGAPVAPVFTHLTVEMAGSKTVMELVEGRWRVTSPVSALANKAEVDGLTQELASAKFLSSLDKNPTDADLERYGLKPPVVTVTARAYVPNAQGGGAEDPSRQRTLTFHTGVENRFDGSVYVRREGDPTVYSSQGSLRFAVQKRTNDWRDHEAFPVNEPSLLRIEVKARKNAFTLERASTDQPWQLTKPVALRADGQRVASMVSMFKGYRALTFPDAEREAKVRTALEKPVVEALFVPNTGDPVRVRLAEVTLDGMQQIFTLSEWGRESVLALVDSNTVNVLDLTVSELKDKKALAFTVDDVHQLVIHPAPGGDIIRLAKTQDTQQWEVVAPIPSRAREFKVASLLGSLEKLKAAALGEARPKSWGKYGISDSSRGVVLLDAQGKELARLSLGNEVKGNPKRLWARGSAEEVLELEKSVLDALPLKLEDLMQGVPAANGSP from the coding sequence GTGAACGCCAGGCAGAAGAACCTCGTCAGTGTGCTGGCCGCCACCCTGGTGGCTGGCGGGCTCGGGCTCTACACGTACTTCGGCGTGATGAAGCCGGAGGAGCAGGAGGCCCAGCGCAAGGAAGTGGAAGACAAGCTCTTCGTCACCCAGGCCCCGGACGAGCGTGGCCAGGACGGGGGTGCGCCCGTCGCGCCCGTCTTCACGCACCTCACCGTGGAGATGGCGGGGTCGAAGACGGTGATGGAGCTCGTGGAGGGCCGGTGGCGCGTCACCTCGCCGGTGTCCGCGCTGGCCAACAAGGCCGAGGTGGATGGCCTCACCCAGGAGCTCGCCTCCGCGAAGTTCCTGAGCTCGTTGGACAAGAACCCCACCGACGCGGACCTGGAGCGCTACGGGCTCAAGCCGCCCGTCGTCACCGTGACGGCCAGGGCCTATGTGCCGAACGCCCAGGGCGGCGGAGCGGAGGATCCCTCCCGCCAGCGCACGCTGACGTTCCACACCGGCGTCGAGAACCGCTTCGACGGCTCGGTGTACGTGCGTCGCGAGGGAGATCCGACCGTGTACTCCTCCCAGGGCTCGCTCCGCTTCGCGGTGCAGAAGCGCACCAATGACTGGAGGGACCACGAGGCGTTCCCCGTGAACGAGCCCTCGCTGCTGCGCATCGAGGTGAAGGCACGCAAGAACGCCTTCACCCTGGAGCGCGCCAGCACCGACCAGCCCTGGCAGCTCACGAAGCCGGTGGCGTTGCGCGCGGATGGCCAGCGGGTGGCGAGCATGGTGTCCATGTTCAAGGGCTATCGGGCCCTCACCTTCCCCGACGCGGAGCGCGAGGCGAAGGTGCGGACCGCCCTGGAGAAGCCCGTGGTGGAGGCACTCTTCGTCCCCAACACCGGCGATCCGGTGCGCGTGCGGCTCGCCGAGGTGACGCTGGATGGGATGCAGCAGATCTTCACGCTGAGCGAGTGGGGCCGGGAGTCCGTGCTCGCCCTGGTGGACAGCAACACCGTCAACGTCCTGGACCTCACCGTGTCCGAGCTCAAGGACAAGAAGGCGCTCGCGTTCACCGTCGATGACGTGCACCAGCTCGTCATCCACCCGGCCCCTGGCGGGGACATCATCCGACTGGCCAAGACCCAGGACACCCAGCAGTGGGAGGTGGTGGCGCCCATTCCCAGCAGGGCCCGCGAGTTCAAGGTGGCCTCGCTCCTGGGCTCGCTGGAGAAGCTCAAGGCCGCGGCGCTCGGCGAGGCCCGCCCCAAAAGCTGGGGCAAGTATGGCATCTCCGACTCCTCGCGCGGCGTGGTGCTGCTGGACGCCCAGGGCAAGGAGCTGGCCCGCCTGTCGCTCGGCAACGAGGTGAAGGGCAACCCCAAGCGCCTGTGGGCGCGCGGCTCGGCCGAGGAAGTGCTCGAGCTGGAGAAGTCCGTGCTCGACGCACTGCCCCTGAAGCTCGAGGACCTCATGCAGGGCGTGCCGGCCGCGAACGGCTCGCCCTGA
- a CDS encoding GldG family protein, with the protein MKAANIGKILGVFGLLLLLSSPFTLFLTSGSIPIAATKAVAGAIMLGLYFATNFKQFGQFASRRSSFFFGTTALMVLMTLGALVAINYIAHKKNQRWDLTERKVFTLSPQTVSTLKAIKEPVHAIGFVQPDHPAYAGLQATFERYHAEAPDTFDYSFKDPRRHPDLAQRYQLRDSQTTVVLTRGEGANESHTSLNVISEQELTNALLKLTKVRDQTVYFVVGHGEWPLDRQVPMPGQRGRTTSLSELKQQLAQEGYAPRELNLAGGTTVPRDASLVLIAGAKAPFSPPEVESLRQYLAAGGRLLYFAEAYGEPGPELAKLLAEYGVELDKGVVADGQFNGGSPYVVLSLFFGKHEIAQPLSQRQLNIEFPTARSIGVLSQGLAEGVRVTPVLLTSPFGWVETTPDDKPAPTEGEKKGQLNLVTASTRDTSQALARRFDEARLVVVGDSELLLDSNWGHEGNRNLVMNALGWATQQVEKITIRPPDRATSTLELDAEMLNRIRFVSTDVLPLSLLGVGLAIWLSRRNK; encoded by the coding sequence ATGAAAGCGGCCAACATCGGAAAGATCCTCGGCGTGTTCGGGCTGCTGCTGCTGCTCTCCAGCCCCTTCACCCTCTTCCTCACCTCGGGCTCCATCCCCATCGCCGCCACGAAGGCCGTGGCCGGTGCGATCATGCTGGGCCTGTACTTCGCCACCAACTTCAAGCAGTTCGGCCAGTTCGCCTCGCGGCGCTCCAGCTTCTTCTTCGGCACCACGGCGCTGATGGTGCTGATGACGCTGGGGGCGCTGGTGGCCATCAACTACATCGCCCACAAGAAGAACCAGCGGTGGGACCTCACCGAGCGGAAGGTCTTCACGCTCTCGCCCCAGACGGTGAGCACGCTCAAGGCCATCAAGGAGCCGGTGCACGCCATCGGCTTCGTGCAGCCGGACCACCCCGCCTACGCGGGCCTGCAGGCCACCTTCGAGCGCTACCACGCCGAGGCGCCGGACACGTTCGACTACTCGTTCAAGGATCCGCGCCGCCACCCGGACCTGGCGCAGAGATACCAGCTGCGCGACAGCCAGACGACGGTGGTGCTCACGCGCGGCGAGGGCGCCAACGAGTCACACACCTCGCTCAACGTCATCAGCGAGCAGGAGCTCACCAACGCCCTGCTCAAGCTGACGAAGGTGAGGGACCAGACGGTCTACTTCGTGGTGGGCCATGGCGAGTGGCCCCTGGACCGTCAGGTGCCCATGCCCGGCCAGCGCGGGCGGACGACGAGCCTCTCGGAGCTGAAGCAGCAGCTCGCCCAGGAGGGCTACGCCCCCCGGGAGCTGAACCTCGCGGGCGGTACCACGGTGCCGAGGGATGCCTCGCTGGTGCTCATCGCCGGCGCCAAGGCTCCCTTCAGCCCGCCGGAGGTGGAGTCGCTGCGCCAGTACCTCGCCGCCGGTGGCCGGCTGCTCTACTTCGCCGAGGCCTATGGAGAGCCCGGCCCGGAGCTGGCGAAGCTGCTCGCCGAGTACGGCGTGGAGCTCGACAAGGGCGTGGTCGCCGATGGTCAGTTCAACGGTGGCAGCCCCTACGTCGTCCTCTCGCTCTTCTTCGGCAAGCATGAGATCGCCCAGCCCTTGAGCCAGCGGCAGCTCAACATCGAGTTCCCCACCGCGCGCAGCATCGGCGTGCTGAGCCAGGGCCTCGCCGAGGGTGTGAGGGTGACGCCGGTGCTCCTCACCTCGCCCTTCGGCTGGGTGGAGACGACGCCCGACGACAAGCCGGCCCCCACGGAGGGAGAGAAGAAGGGCCAGCTCAACCTGGTGACGGCCAGCACGCGCGATACCTCCCAGGCGTTGGCCAGGCGCTTCGACGAAGCGCGGCTCGTGGTGGTGGGTGACTCGGAGCTCCTCCTGGACTCCAACTGGGGCCACGAGGGCAACCGCAACCTGGTGATGAACGCGCTCGGGTGGGCCACCCAGCAGGTGGAGAAGATCACCATCCGCCCGCCCGACCGCGCCACCTCCACCCTGGAGCTGGATGCGGAGATGCTCAACCGCATCCGTTTCGTGTCCACCGACGTCCTGCCCCTGTCGCTGCTCGGCGTGGGGCTGGCCATCTGGCTCTCGAGGCGAAACAAGTGA
- a CDS encoding ABC transporter permease: MRTALAIARKELSIYFTTPWAYAVFTAMQALSSFFFINNLYKFQQAQELARVYGWEKVPQQFRNLTDGVAVPFWGTVMFITLFVAPFLSMRLFAEEKRNRTFELLMTAPVRPLEIVLGKYLGGLGVITATLGLTIVFPVILSVFGKGESGSALEWSTVLLGYGGLLLWGATCMAIGMFISMLTESQMVAALLSFTVLLPWMFLSGLAEGTEEPVRSLINALSFDVQLSGLLRGVLDLKALVFFVSVIFFSLLLSHRTVEAQRWT; this comes from the coding sequence ATGCGCACCGCGCTGGCGATCGCTCGCAAAGAGCTGTCCATCTACTTCACCACGCCGTGGGCCTACGCGGTCTTCACCGCGATGCAGGCCCTCTCGTCCTTCTTCTTCATCAACAACCTCTACAAGTTCCAGCAGGCCCAGGAGCTCGCCCGGGTGTACGGCTGGGAGAAGGTGCCGCAGCAGTTCCGCAACCTCACCGATGGGGTGGCGGTGCCCTTCTGGGGCACGGTGATGTTCATCACCCTCTTCGTGGCCCCCTTCCTCTCCATGCGGCTGTTCGCCGAGGAGAAGCGCAACAGGACGTTCGAGCTGTTGATGACGGCGCCGGTCCGGCCCCTGGAGATCGTCCTGGGCAAGTACCTGGGCGGCCTGGGCGTCATCACCGCCACCCTGGGCCTCACCATCGTCTTCCCCGTCATCCTCTCCGTGTTCGGCAAGGGTGAGTCCGGCAGCGCGCTCGAGTGGAGCACGGTGCTGCTGGGCTATGGCGGGCTGCTGCTGTGGGGCGCCACGTGCATGGCCATCGGCATGTTCATCTCCATGCTGACGGAGAGCCAGATGGTGGCCGCCCTGCTCAGCTTCACGGTGCTGCTGCCGTGGATGTTCCTGAGCGGGCTCGCCGAGGGCACCGAGGAGCCGGTGCGCTCCCTCATCAACGCCCTGTCCTTCGACGTGCAGCTGTCGGGCCTGCTGCGCGGCGTGTTGGATCTCAAGGCGCTCGTCTTCTTCGTGTCCGTCATTTTCTTCTCGCTGCTGCTCAGCCACCGCACGGTGGAGGCGCAGCGATGGACGTGA
- a CDS encoding ABC transporter ATP-binding protein, which translates to MPMIEVQNLTKRYRDRIAVDRLNFSVAEGQILGFLGPNGAGKSTTMRILTGFLPPSEGTARVAGFDVFEQPLEVKRRIGYLPETPPLYPEMTVAGYLKFVAELKRLPGRGLRAEVDRVGGLAGVSDVMGRVIQNLSKGYKQRVGIAQALLGSPPVLILDEPTEGLDPAQRAEVRGLIKRLAGKHTVILSTHILPEVTMTCEKVLIINQGRVVAYDEIRKLTHVHGGKAENVSLEEIFIKLTAA; encoded by the coding sequence ATGCCGATGATCGAGGTGCAGAACCTCACCAAGCGATACCGCGACCGGATCGCCGTGGATCGCCTGAACTTCTCGGTCGCCGAGGGACAGATCCTCGGCTTCCTCGGGCCCAATGGAGCGGGCAAGTCCACCACGATGAGGATCCTCACCGGGTTCCTCCCGCCCTCCGAGGGGACGGCCCGGGTGGCGGGCTTCGACGTCTTCGAGCAGCCCCTGGAGGTCAAACGGCGGATCGGCTACCTGCCGGAGACCCCGCCGCTGTACCCGGAGATGACGGTGGCCGGGTACCTGAAGTTCGTCGCCGAGCTCAAGCGGCTGCCCGGCCGCGGCCTTCGCGCCGAGGTGGACCGGGTGGGCGGGCTCGCCGGCGTGTCCGACGTCATGGGTCGGGTCATCCAGAACTTGTCCAAGGGCTACAAGCAGCGCGTGGGGATTGCCCAGGCCCTGCTCGGCTCCCCGCCAGTGCTCATCCTCGACGAGCCCACCGAGGGGTTGGATCCCGCCCAGCGCGCCGAGGTGCGCGGCCTCATCAAGAGGCTGGCCGGCAAGCACACCGTCATCCTCTCCACCCACATCCTCCCCGAGGTGACGATGACCTGCGAGAAGGTCCTCATCATCAACCAGGGCCGGGTGGTGGCGTACGACGAGATCCGCAAGCTGACGCACGTGCACGGCGGCAAGGCGGAGAACGTGTCGCTGGAGGAGATCTTCATCAAGCTGACCGCGGCCTAG